AACCCGGTCGGGCAGTGGCTGAATGAAAAAGGCATAACGCTGGATCGGTTTCAGGAATGGAAGACTACCCGGTCGGTTTCTGATCTTGGAAATCTCTTCGACGAAACCGAAGAGAAAAATACAGATGAAATTTTCCAGGTTCTGGAAACCGTAAAATGGTCCTGACGAAGATCCTGCATCCGTGCTGGAATAAGGGATGATCCGGAATTTATACGGCGTTCTTATTCAGGGCGAATCATCTCGAAACGGTCGGATGTTTTACAATACCAGTGCGGCGCAGCCATTCGGCCTATGGTTTTTAAGTGCTCCGCATTGATCCGTTGGGCTTCCGCATCATAAATTTCATCTCGGACATGCACCCTTTTGATCAGCCCGATGACCATCCGGTTGTTTCCGATTTCCAGCGTGTCATAGGCCTCGCACTCCAGACTTGCCGGAGCTTCTGAAATACGGGGCGGCTGTACCGCAGAACTTTCGGCCGGATTCAGGCCGCTCAGTTTCAGCTCATCTTCGCCATAGGGAACCGACGCAGCGCAGGCATTCATGGCCTCGGCAATATCTTCATCCACCAGGTTGACTACAAACTGATTATTTTCGCGAATATTCAGCACGGTATCCTTCGGAGTTTCCTCATCGCGATTGCCCGGCGCAAAAACGCAGATCGGCGGGCGGGCTCCCATCAGGTTGAAAAAGCTGAACGGCGCGGCATTGACGGCTCCCGTTTTATTGATGGTCGTCACCAGGGCAATCGGCCGCGGTGTAACCAGCGACGATAGAATGTAATAGGCGCGGTTTTTCAGTTCAGGTTGATCAAAATCCAGTTCCATGTTTCTTTCCTTTTAACGGTTTCAGTTGGCCGGTCCGGTCATCCGGCCGACACGGATATCCATGCTGAGCAGATCAATGGGATCGCCAAACTGCGTATAAATCGCCACGTCTGCGGCGTCGCGACCGAAGGCAATGGCGATTCGGCCGCCCTGCAGATTGGATTGTGTGGCATCAAACGTATACCACCGGTTGCTGATATACGCCTCGAACCAGGCATGCAGATCCATGGGCTGCAGCCCCTCGAGATAGCCGACCACAAAACGGGCGGGAATCGAAAGGGCCCGGCAGCAGGCAATACCGAGATGGGCCATATCGCGGCAGACGCCGTGGCCGGCCTGGTTGACTTCTGTGGCACTGATGATCTGCTGTCCCATGCCGGGGGTGTATTGTACCGTATTACGGATATAATCGACAATGGCACTGCACTGGTCATATCCGCAAAGACTGCCCGCAGTGATCGATGCGGCCATTTCGCTGAATCGATCCGATTCACAGTAGCGACTGGGATAAAGATAGGGCAGGGTCTCGTCCGGGAGTTGCTGCACTTCAATAAACGGAGCCCCGGGGGCCGCATCGCAGGCTTCCGCTGTTTCAACATCAACTGAAGTATGAATGGAAAAATACCCGGCCGGCGCCACCAGCCGTTGGCAGAGGTTGCCGAACCAGTCGGTGAACTCAATGGCGGGGACGCTGGGCGATAATACATACGCTTCGCGGGCGATCCACTGCTGTCCGCCGCTGCGCGGGCGCAGCATCAGCAAGAGGGGGGTTGGAACCGGAATCTGAAACTCAAGATGAGCGGATGCGTGCAGCCACATGAAAATCTCCGGGTTCAGGTTGAAAGAGCAAGCTTAACGGGTTTTCTTGAAACGCAAGTGCAACCGTTACGCATCAGGGCATTCGGATCAATCCTTTCCGGCATTTAATAACGGGCAGATTGCGGGGAAACGGTGTTCGGCCGTAAAAAAAGGCGGATGCTTTTCAGCACCCGCCTTGATCACTGCCGTTGCCGCCGATTAGAAATCGACGATGTTGGAAATATAGGCTTCCAGCTCATCGATCGGCAGGCGGATCTGTTTCATGGTGTCGCGATCGCGGACGGTGACGGCGTTGTCGTCTTCGATGGTTTCAAAGTCGACGGTTACGCAGAGCGGCGTTCCGATTTCGTCCTGACGGCGGTAGCGGCGTCCGATGGCACCGGTCTGGTCGTAGAACACCTTCCAGCGTTTGGAAAGCTGCTCGAAGAGTTCCCGGGCTTTCCCGACGAGCTCTTCCTTGTTTTTGACCAGCGGCAGCACGGCCACTTTGTACGGTGCGATACACGGCGCAAAACGCAGGACGGTGCGCGCTTCGTGGCCTTCCGGCGCACGGCGAACGCCGACTTCGGCGGTTTTGATTTCACCGGTTTCTTTGTTGATCCACTCTTCGCGGTAGGCTTCGCAGAGCAGGGCCAGGGCAATACGGTCAACGCCGGCCGACGGTTCAACCACGTGCGGGATATAGGTCTCGCCGGTGGCTTCGTCGCGGTATTCCATTTTTTTGCCGCTGGTGTTCTGGTGCTGCGTGAGGTCGAAGTTGCCGCGTGCGGCGATGCCTTCGAGCTCCTGGGTGCCGAAGGGGAAGTCGTACATAATGTCGGTGCAGGCCGAAGCATAGTGGGCCAGGGCGTCGCCTTCATGAATGTCGCGATGCATACGGCCTTCCGGAAGGCCGACTTTTTCGTACCATTTGAGGCGTTCGTTCACCCAGTATTCGTGCTGTTCGGCGTCCGTTCCCGGCTTAATGAAAAATTCAAGTTCCATCTGTTCAAACTCGCGCGAACGGAAGGTGTAGTTGCGCGGGTTGATTTCGTTCCGGAACGCTTTGCCGATCTGCGCAATGCCGAAGGGCACTTTGTTCCGGACCGTGGAAAGTACGTTGCCGAACTGGGCGAAAATGCCCTGAGCGGTTTCCGGCCGCAGGTAGGCGACGTTGGAACTTTCCTCGACGGGGCCGACGTAGGTTTTAAACATCAGGTTGAAGGCGCGCGGTTCGGTGAGCGTGCCCGGTTCGTTGGTGTCGGGACCGACGAGCTTGTCGTAGGCTTCGAGCGGGATGTCAAGCAGGGCGACTTCGGAATAGTCGGAAACTTCGCCTTTGGCGATTTTCTTAATCTTCTTTTCCGCCGGAGCCGGTGCATTTTCGTGGTAGGCAAACATCAGCGCCGACTCATCGGAGTTGTGTTTGAGCACAAAAATCTGGTCGGCGCGGTAGCGGCCTTTGGTTTCGCGGCAATCGAGCATCGGATCCTTGAAGTTACCGACGTGGCCGGAGGCTTCCCAGACTTTGGGATGCATGATGATCGAGGAGTCGAGGCCGACGATGTCTTCGCGCAGCTGGGTCATGGATTTCCACCAGCAGGCTTTAATGTTGCGCTTCATTTCAACGCCGAGCGGACCGTAGTCCCAGAAGCCGTTGATTCCCCCGTAAATTTCCGATGTCTGGAAAATAAACCCACGCCGCTTGCAGAGACTCACAAGTGCGTCCATAGTTACTTCATAGTCGTTTGCTTTCATAAGACGGGCGAGAATGCCGAAGCGCCCCTAGCCGGTCAAGCAGAAGAACGGTAAGAAAAACGTGTACAAACAGGGAAAACTCTAATAAATCCAATTGGTTATGAAGGATGTTGAACTCAGGCGGCGTGTTCCCGTCGCCACGATGGCGCTAATAGGCGTATCTTTACTGGGGATTTTTCAGCTGGTGATGCTGGCGGGCGGTTACCGTCTGCCTGCATCGACGGTGAAAAAAACGGTGCCGTGGCTGTACGATTCTTTTCGCCGTTTTGTCGGCGAGCATCCGGATACCCGACCGGATTCGGTCAGCCGTTCCGGAGAGAGCGGAGGGAACCCGGCGCTTGAAGCCGTTTCCGGAATCAATCCTGAAGAGCTTTCGGTGACGCTTGAAGCCGCGGAGCCGGTTGAAATAAAGCCGGTTGAGGATGTTCAGCCGGAGCTTCCGGTGAGCGAGCCGGAAAAAGAGGATCTGCTGGATTCCGACGAACCGGTGGGTTAAGGGCCGGGTTTATCTCTTTTTCGGTTTCACGAGCAGCGGATTGAAGGTGTACAGGTTGCGGACAGCGCGCAGCGGGGCCAGAAAAAAGATGTGGGCAACGCCTTTCTGAATGGGCCATTCGCCTTCTTTTCGGCTGATTTTAAGCAGTAAGGGAAACATCACCAGCCAGACGATGGCATCATGAATCAGAATGATAATCTGAAACCAGCTGACGGTGGTGCCCGTTACGAGCGTAAGGTTCGGCGGGTGGGCGGTAAACCAGTCTTTGACCCAGCCGCCGGCCACCGGTCCGAGGGCGGAAACTGCGCCGATCAGTGACCAGTGCACAGCCATTGCCATGGTACGGCCTTTTGCCGGAGAAAGAACGCCGAGCAGATTAAACTGCAGCAGTCCGACGGCGGCATATACGCCGCCGGCAATGATGGAGCTGCAGCATAAAACCACCACGGGCTGGGGAACTTTTCCAAGAATGGGCAGCAGGCCGCTGCTCTGACCGTTCAGAATAAACCATGCAATGGAAAACAGCGGAACGGTCAGCACCATGGCCAGGCCATAGGTGCGCAGTCCCATGCGGCTGATCAGGTGTCCGCCGACGAAACTTGCGATCACGCCGCTGAGCATGCCCGCCATCTGAATCGAGGAGAGGTGGGTGTAGGTGAGGGCGAATTCCGTTTTGAGATAAACATTCATAAACGGCGCAAAAAAACCGAGCCCGAAAAACCAGACGCACATGGCCAGGGTGAAATAGCGGAAATCCGGATTTTCCAACGGATGGAAGATGCGTTTAACGGCCGAAAGTGAGCGGTTAACGGGCTGGGGTTCCGGTTCATAGACAAACCAGTGGATTACAATATCCATAATGCCGAACACGGAGGCCAGAATCAGAATCCAGGCAAATCCATCCAGGCTCTGTTCCGGGAAAAGGTCGAGGAACCAGCCGGTGATGGCTACGGTGGTCAGGGAAGTGACCATAACCCACCCCTGACGCTGGGCCCAGAACGAAGAGCTCCGGTCGGTCGGCACGAGGTCGGCCATCCAGCTGAACCAGATCGGCGAACTGGACTGGGCAACCAGGCCGAATAAACCGATGGCGGCCAGTGTTAAGAGGATGGCCGGGGAGAGCGATTCCTTGGCCGTAAGCATATAAATGCCGGGAATCGCCAGAAATGAACGGGCCAGTCCGTGCGTGATCGAAAAGAATGTTTTTCTGTGGGTGAGGCGTTCGGTGTAGAAGGTGGCCGGAACCTGTACAATCATACCGAGCTGAAACAGGGTGGTGGTCAGGCCGATGGCAATGCCGCCGGCGCCGAGTTTTTCGAGCATCAGCGGAATCGGTCCGTTCTGTATGGTCATGAAGAAAAACATACCGATCGCGCCGGCAATCGTGCTGTTACGCAGAGAGGTGTCCAGATTCGGAGGATGCTGAGCCATCATGATTTTTCCACCGGAAAAGGATTAAACCTGCCAGTACGCCAGAAATTCCACATTTCCGGCCGGACCTTTTATGGGAGAAGTGCAGAGGTCCAGCCATTGGAAACCCAGCTCTTCGGTGCCGAAGGTGCGAATTTTTTCAATAACTTCTTCGTGAATGGCGGGATCGCGTACCACACCGCCTTTTCCGACCTGATCCTTGCCGGCTTCAAACTGAGGTTTGATCAGCGAAACAATATGGCCGCCGGGCCGGATCAGCTGTTTCAGCGGAGGGAGAATGTTGGTTAGCGAAATGAACGAGGTGTCGATCGAACAGAAATCGGCCGGTTCGGGAACTTCTGCGGTGGTGATGTAGCGTGCATTGGTGTTTTCCATCACAATCACGCGGTCATCCTGCCGCAGTTTGTAGTGCAGCTGATTGGTTCCGCAATCGATGGCGTAGACCTTTGTTGCTCCGTGCTGAAGCATAAAATCGGTAAACCCGCCCGTGGAGGAACCGATATCCAGACAGATCGCATCGGTCAGATTGAAGCCGAACTGTTTGTACGCCCCTTCAATTTTAAGCCCGCCGCGGCTGACATATTTTTCCCTCTCCTTGAGCGTGACGGCAGCGTCGTCTTTATATTGATGGCCCGGTTTGGCCGCCACCTGTTCGCCCACTTTTACCAGACCGGCGCGGATCAGCCGCTGGGCCTGTTCACGGCTGTCGGCAAGTTCGCGCTGTACAAGAAGCTGATCTAATCGAATTTTCGGCATAGCGCGTATTTACAATCTACTTCCGCAATGGATTCAACTCAATACCGCTTCGAATTACCGGAGGCCGGTTGCGATTACCGGCATCTGATGGGCAGGATCAGATCACTTCAACACACGGCTGCTCGGAGATTGAGGTGTTTTTCCGGGAAACAGGAGAATCTTTTCTTTGTCCATAAATCCGCTACCGTGTACGTTTTGCCTTTTAGGAATTTGAACAGGAGCTGAGAGATGATGAAAAGTATGATCGTATTGATGCTGACGGCATTATCCATCCATGCCGCAGAACGGCCCAACGTGGTTATCATTTATGGTGATGATGTGGGGTTGGGTGATGTGGGGGCGTATGGTTCGGAAATGATTCCGACGCCGAATATCGATCGGCTTGCGGCGGATGGGCTTCGGTTTACGGATGGACATTGCGCGGCGGCAACATGCTCGCCTTCGCGTTTTTCGATGCTGACCGGTATTCATGCTTTCCGTGAAGGGGTGTCGATTTTGCCGCCGAATGCGCCGCTGAGTATTTCCACTGAAATACTGACGCTGCCCAAACTTTTTCAGCAGGCCGGTTACACAACGGGTGTGGTGGGAAAATGGCATCTGGGTATCGGGGCCGAAGACGTGGAAACCAACTGGAACGGGGATGTGAAACCGGGGCCGCTGGAGATCGGGTTCAATAAATCTTTTTTGCTTCCATCGACGAACGATCGGGTGCCGTGTGTTTATCTGGATGGACATCGGGTCGTGAATTACGACCCGGATGACCCGATTTATGTGGCAAGAAAAATTGAGGATGTTCAGAAAAAAGGCAGTACGCAGTATCCGGACGGGAAAACGAACCGAGATGCGATGACCTATTATCAGAGCACACACGGGCACGACAACAGTGTGATTGGCGGGATCGGCCGCATTGGCTACATGTCGGGCGGAAAGAAAGCGCTGTGGAATGATGA
This is a stretch of genomic DNA from Pontiella agarivorans. It encodes these proteins:
- a CDS encoding flavin reductase family protein; protein product: MELDFDQPELKNRAYYILSSLVTPRPIALVTTINKTGAVNAAPFSFFNLMGARPPICVFAPGNRDEETPKDTVLNIRENNQFVVNLVDEDIAEAMNACAASVPYGEDELKLSGLNPAESSAVQPPRISEAPASLECEAYDTLEIGNNRMVIGLIKRVHVRDEIYDAEAQRINAEHLKTIGRMAAPHWYCKTSDRFEMIRPE
- a CDS encoding transglutaminase family protein, which gives rise to MWLHASAHLEFQIPVPTPLLLMLRPRSGGQQWIAREAYVLSPSVPAIEFTDWFGNLCQRLVAPAGYFSIHTSVDVETAEACDAAPGAPFIEVQQLPDETLPYLYPSRYCESDRFSEMAASITAGSLCGYDQCSAIVDYIRNTVQYTPGMGQQIISATEVNQAGHGVCRDMAHLGIACCRALSIPARFVVGYLEGLQPMDLHAWFEAYISNRWYTFDATQSNLQGGRIAIAFGRDAADVAIYTQFGDPIDLLSMDIRVGRMTGPAN
- a CDS encoding glycine--tRNA ligase, giving the protein MDALVSLCKRRGFIFQTSEIYGGINGFWDYGPLGVEMKRNIKACWWKSMTQLREDIVGLDSSIIMHPKVWEASGHVGNFKDPMLDCRETKGRYRADQIFVLKHNSDESALMFAYHENAPAPAEKKIKKIAKGEVSDYSEVALLDIPLEAYDKLVGPDTNEPGTLTEPRAFNLMFKTYVGPVEESSNVAYLRPETAQGIFAQFGNVLSTVRNKVPFGIAQIGKAFRNEINPRNYTFRSREFEQMELEFFIKPGTDAEQHEYWVNERLKWYEKVGLPEGRMHRDIHEGDALAHYASACTDIMYDFPFGTQELEGIAARGNFDLTQHQNTSGKKMEYRDEATGETYIPHVVEPSAGVDRIALALLCEAYREEWINKETGEIKTAEVGVRRAPEGHEARTVLRFAPCIAPYKVAVLPLVKNKEELVGKARELFEQLSKRWKVFYDQTGAIGRRYRRQDEIGTPLCVTVDFETIEDDNAVTVRDRDTMKQIRLPIDELEAYISNIVDF
- a CDS encoding MFS transporter gives rise to the protein MMAQHPPNLDTSLRNSTIAGAIGMFFFMTIQNGPIPLMLEKLGAGGIAIGLTTTLFQLGMIVQVPATFYTERLTHRKTFFSITHGLARSFLAIPGIYMLTAKESLSPAILLTLAAIGLFGLVAQSSSPIWFSWMADLVPTDRSSSFWAQRQGWVMVTSLTTVAITGWFLDLFPEQSLDGFAWILILASVFGIMDIVIHWFVYEPEPQPVNRSLSAVKRIFHPLENPDFRYFTLAMCVWFFGLGFFAPFMNVYLKTEFALTYTHLSSIQMAGMLSGVIASFVGGHLISRMGLRTYGLAMVLTVPLFSIAWFILNGQSSGLLPILGKVPQPVVVLCCSSIIAGGVYAAVGLLQFNLLGVLSPAKGRTMAMAVHWSLIGAVSALGPVAGGWVKDWFTAHPPNLTLVTGTTVSWFQIIILIHDAIVWLVMFPLLLKISRKEGEWPIQKGVAHIFFLAPLRAVRNLYTFNPLLVKPKKR
- a CDS encoding TlyA family RNA methyltransferase, whose product is MPKIRLDQLLVQRELADSREQAQRLIRAGLVKVGEQVAAKPGHQYKDDAAVTLKEREKYVSRGGLKIEGAYKQFGFNLTDAICLDIGSSTGGFTDFMLQHGATKVYAIDCGTNQLHYKLRQDDRVIVMENTNARYITTAEVPEPADFCSIDTSFISLTNILPPLKQLIRPGGHIVSLIKPQFEAGKDQVGKGGVVRDPAIHEEVIEKIRTFGTEELGFQWLDLCTSPIKGPAGNVEFLAYWQV